TTCTAAGTCTATGTGTTTCTGATTATTTTTTTATGTTGGTCCTTGTGGAACGGTAAGCTCTTTCATGGTTGTTTATTCAAAAAAACCTGATACAAGACGCAGGAGACAAACTGATCAGAGTAAGATATTGTACGGACTCTCTCGAGTGACAAATTCTTCCTGAAGGTGTAACAAAATAATGACTATCACATTCACATTGGTTACAAAATGAATCAAACTCAGCTGAAAAAAAAATCGAACTGCACTTTCAACCCAACAATTTCGAGACAAGCAGCAAATTCCAGAGAAGGTAAGTTCACAGCAAAATGTAACACAACCCCTTACAGTGATTCGGTGCTGTCATCACTTTCTTCACACAAGGGTGCAGATTGGATTATAACCCGTGCTCCAGAAGCAAGCCTGTGATTATGATTTTTGTGTGTGTATGTCGTCAATCTCTAGAAACAGATAGACAACTAGGCCAACGAATAAGAATAATGAGAAGCAACTAACCTTTCTTCGATCTTGATCATTTTGTCCTTCTCCTCATGGAATGACTCTCCCCTTGATGAAGATAATTTACCTAGTGGGTCAGTCATCCTATTGCTTGCACCTCTTGATGAACCAAGTGGTGAGGATCCAGTACTACATTCTTGTTGACTAGAGCTGTACCTGACATCAGAGTTGGGGGAGAATGCTGTTCCACTTCTGGATTGCTTACATGATATCATTTTGATAGTCTGTGGGAGACATCTGAAACTACCCGACTCGGCCAAGCTTTCCATATCCCTTCTAGAGTCTGGCGCTCTATACACTCTGACATATTCAGAGGAGATGCTGAGTCAACACCAAAATATATCCAGAGATATTGAAAATACTAAACATATTTTCAAGGAAGGTACTGTATAGCAGGGTGACATAGCAACTAAAAACATGATAGTTCTTGCCATTCTAGGTAGTTAGGTAGGACACAATTTAGTGACTCACTGCAGTTACAAAGTGAAATGAGTTCTACTAATTGGTTGATTCTCTTATGATCTTCAAAACAAACATCATTTGATTCTATTTTAATCTTTTCTATCTCTAATATTGGACACTGTAATGCGAAAAGAAATGAATTGACCAAGTCTCTACGGGAGATCATAGAGTGGGATGTCCACTAAAACTCAGCGCCCTGCTCTTTGTTGTATCCTACCCCTTCTTGGGGATTTGTATTTCTTATTTTCTTTTCAGTCTTTTCAATATGTTGAGACGCAAGCTTTGCGTTTTCTCAAAAAAGAAAGCTCTACGAGAGATCATAAATGTCCAACATTAAGTGCGACTAACCAATGTGAGCCTCAGCTATCCAATAAGCAAAAAATAAAAGCTCGCTATCAAGACAATCATGCATCCAAGTCCATGGTGCCAACATGATAGCCCACAATGAGAACAATGTGTTGTGACATACCTATCCTCGTCGTAAGATGATGAGCGTTTGAGTGTGGGTATTTCTCCTCTCCCTGACTCTTCCTGCTTACTCTCCTCGACCAAGCTTTCACTACTTAAATGCTCTGACTCAGAAACTCTTATTCCAATTGTTCTTGTGCTACAAGGAACATTGTCAAGGTGCCGCAATGCCATAGGAGTAGAGAACATTGGAGAAGGGAATTCAACTTGAGTAAACCGTGGCCTGTATGTTGGGATGAGTCCAAAGCCACGGTGATCTTTCACAGAGATGGACCCACAGGTGATGAGCTGCATGAGCAAATTGGCTGGCTTCAGCTTCACACCCATTGGGCCATAGAGATGTTCTTCCTCTAGTACCTTATTATAGCTACTCCTCCTACTGGCCTCTGCCCTTATCAGGGACTCCAATGTCTCAACTCTGCCACCGGGAGAAGCATCAGATGAACACACCTGTGGTGATTCTCGAATAAGTAGAGGGACCTTTGGTGATGCTTGCGTGCTTCTTTCATGACACTCTTGAATTTCAGCATCTGATGCACAATCCTCTGTACGGATTCCTGCAGCGCGAGTATGTTTAGAAGGAACATCCCTCTCACTGTCATCGGTTTGTGTGGACGCGTCCTGTGCTCCGATGGGTTTGCAGACTCTGTACTCGGAAGGTCCAGGGGAGCTTGCCTCTGATAATGGAACGTTAGTTCCTACTGGTTCAGGGGACAGGTTCCCCGATGAGCCAGAATGTGTAGTCCTGCATTGCTCGTCCTCGCGGTTGGTGGAAGCAGATGATGATGGCACAAATGTGGAGTGCGCCAGCTGTTGTGGTTGCTGAGTAGGAGTTGGAGGTGAGGCCTCTTTGATAACAGCAGATGGGGATGGGGATGACGATGACGAGCACCCTTCTTGCGATCCTCGCGACTGAGGAGACTCTTGTTGAGGGTGCTTGGGACTCTCGGCCTTGGTGTTGCTAGGGCCATTCTGCTGCCGATCTGAAACAAGACAAGGTCAAGGAGAGCAAGATCTGATGAAGAACCCAAACAGAGTTGAGTTTATGAGTGCGACTTACCAGGCGGCGATCGGTCCAGGAGCTCGGAGCCCTTGAGGATGTACTCGTTGCCTTGTGCAGGGAGCACCAGATCGTCCTCGGAGATGTCGTGCCACACGAAGCCGTTTTTGTAGCTCCTGCGGGAAGCTACACGGATCAGCCCTGCCCTGCCCAGCCAAAGAGAGGAAAGTTGAAGCCTCGACAAGAGCAATCAATGGGTGTACGTACCTCTTGCAGGACCAGGAGTACATGGCCGCCATGCCCTTCCCTCGCAGCACGTTAAGGCGGTTAATCACATCTACGGCGCCATGAACAGGAATCGCATCAGGGGCCAAAGGTGAATTTGAAAgggcgggcggggcggggcggtgCGTCTGTTGGCGGGCTCACCTCGCAGGTAGAGGCCGGCCTCCGGCGAGGCGAGCGGCACCTCGATGAAGTGGGGATGCTCCAGGTGGCGGCTGCGGCAGAGGTAGTAGACGACCGCCACCCTCTTCCCCGCGGCCGCGGGCGGGGCCGGCGGAGGCGAGCGGCGCGGAGGGTGGTGCTGGCTCTTGCCCGGCGGCTCGACCCAGACCTTGTTGCGGCCAGGGCTCGCGCTGGTGCCGGTGCCGgtgccccgccgccgcgccctcccctCCATCCTTCCTTGTCGCGGCGGCTGCTGGTTCTGAAACAGTCGGGGAGCGGAGCAGCAAAGTGGCCGCGCAGCCGGATCAAATCAGACCGCGGCAGGTCCTGGACATGGCAAGGGGCGGAGGGAGCTCATTAATGGCCGCAGCTCGAGGTGGTGCGGTGgtggtggcagcagcagcagtgagTTAGGTTGAGTCGGGGAGTGTTGGTCTGATGGAGATGGGAGACGGCAAGGGGagagatcaaatcaaatcaaacagGGGTTTTGACCATCCATCCAAGCAGAGGAGAGAAGAGGCAATAATGCATCACTGTTTGTGTTTGGATTAACGGTCCATGTGTCTGCTCGGCCCCAAGTATCTctgctcttataaaaacagagttaatGATAATGGTGTTTCTGTCATCCTGTGATATAAGTCATCTGATTTATATTTGaggaataggaagaaaactatgacaattttataaAAATATATCCATACCCTTCTCCACATTCGTAAATAAAGCATTCCCTTGTTTattcttttctctcataataagaTAAACTACTTATACAAATGCATGTTAATGTTCCGTACAACGCATAGGCATCTTGCTAGTCAATAATTAATTCCTTCTTTTGTTTCTAAATAAACATTATACGTACTCAACACTGAGCATCTTTGACGCCCAAAAGTTCTAAAAATAATTAAATTTAACTGTCCTTTTTGAATTTTCTCTTCATCAGCGCTGAGCGCATATTAGCCCGGGCACAGACGCAAATTACCATGAACTTGTGAggtttgtttatttatttatttattaggttTCAGGAGAGAGAAGGCCAGATCACGAAATGAGATGCGAGGGATCTAGAGTGCACAGTAGCAGCAGTGTTTGATTTCTCTTTTTGATTGCCTTTTTGGCAGCTCATGCTCCTCCTGTTCTGCCCGCCCTACCTTGCTCTCACTTTTTTTTGAGCTGACCTACCTTGCTCTCACTCTCCACCGCAAGAGGAATTATTCATTCTACCAGCCTTGTCCACGTTGGCAGATTTATAACAGGACACGAAGTATATTTAGGGCACAGGACATAAAAAAACCCGCTCCAACAGCAGCCCAATAACACGAAAAATTTAGGCTGCCTTAAAAAATggctcagagcatctccaacagccgcgctaagcgccgcgcgcaaaaaacctgtttgccgcgcgcgcttcggctggtttagcgcgcccgcctgcgctggctccagcagccgcgctataatgcagcgcgcgcgccgctccagcaaagcgcaaaaatacagcgcgcgcgccgcacaaaccacgtatacatgtattatgagcaaaaatgatcaaacaaacaaaataaatcaacaataaatagttcaattttgttatcattacaactcaaacaaatagtttatcatTCAGTACAACAAAtgcaataaacacaacaaatagttcatgaacaatacaatgtCGAATGCAGATATCATCATGCTTTTTGTCGTCCATGCCATGTCCACCACTCTTCAATCAAATCATTCTGAAGTTCATTGTGCGTTGCGGGACGccaaatggcatgataggaggcaataaaacgggctaccctttcagccctccgtcgcactcgcacgggatatCCCAAAAGCtcatactgtgagtagtctaaatcttggccacgctcattctcgatgatcatgttgtgcatgaccacacaagcgtgcatgat
This portion of the Triticum dicoccoides isolate Atlit2015 ecotype Zavitan chromosome 7A, WEW_v2.0, whole genome shotgun sequence genome encodes:
- the LOC119330899 gene encoding uncharacterized protein LOC119330899 isoform X3 — encoded protein: MEGRARRRGTGTGTSASPGRNKVWVEPPGKSQHHPPRRSPPPAPPAAAGKRVAVVYYLCRSRHLEHPHFIEVPLASPEAGLYLRDVINRLNVLRGKGMAAMYSWSCKRSYKNGFVWHDISEDDLVLPAQGNEYILKGSELLDRSPPDRQQNGPSNTKAESPKHPQQESPQSRGSQEGCSSSSSPSPSAVIKEASPPTPTQQPQQLAHSTFVPSSSASTNREDEQCRTTHSGSSGNLSPEPVGTNVPLSEASSPGPSEYRVCKPIGAQDASTQTDDSERDVPSKHTRAAGIRTEDCASDAEIQECHERSTQASPKVPLLIRESPQVCSSDASPGGRVETLESLIRAEASRRSSYNKVLEEEHLYGPMGVKLKPANLLMQLITCGSISVKDHRGFGLIPTYRPRFTQVEFPSPMFSTPMALRHLDNVPCSTRTIGIRVSESEHLSSESLVEESKQEESGRGEIPTLKRSSSYDEDRVYRAPDSRRDMESLAESGSFRCLPQTIKMISCKQSRSGTAFSPNSDVRYSSSQQECSTGSSPLGSSRGASNRMTDPLGKLSSSRGESFHEEKDKMIKIEERLASGARVIIQSAPLCEESDDSTESL
- the LOC119330899 gene encoding uncharacterized protein LOC119330899 isoform X1, with the protein product MEGRARRRGTGTGTSASPGRNKVWVEPPGKSQHHPPRRSPPPAPPAAAGKRVAVVYYLCRSRHLEHPHFIEVPLASPEAGLYLRDVINRLNVLRGKGMAAMYSWSCKRSYKNGFVWHDISEDDLVLPAQGNEYILKGSELLDRSPPDRQQNGPSNTKAESPKHPQQESPQSRGSQEGCSSSSSPSPSAVIKEASPPTPTQQPQQLAHSTFVPSSSASTNREDEQCRTTHSGSSGNLSPEPVGTNVPLSEASSPGPSEYRVCKPIGAQDASTQTDDSERDVPSKHTRAAGIRTEDCASDAEIQECHERSTQASPKVPLLIRESPQVCSSDASPGGRVETLESLIRAEASRRSSYNKVLEEEHLYGPMGVKLKPANLLMQLITCGSISVKDHRGFGLIPTYRPRFTQVEFPSPMFSTPMALRHLDNVPCSTRTIGIRVSESEHLSSESLVEESKQEESGRGEIPTLKRSSSYDEDRVYRAPDSRRDMESLAESGSFRCLPQTIKMISCKQSRSGTAFSPNSDVRYSSSQQECSTGSSPLGSSRGASNRMTDPLGKLSSSRGESFHEEKDKMIKIEERLASGARVIIQSAPLCEESDDSTESLHGPGCGETIELTISSNPSSSGSNPHSLSPPLKLPPMVANAPPSG
- the LOC119330899 gene encoding uncharacterized protein LOC119330899 isoform X4, which codes for MEGRARRRGTGTGTSASPGRNKVWVEPPGKSQHHPPRRSPPPAPPAAAGKRVAVVYYLCRSRHLEHPHFIEVPLASPEAGLYLRDVINRLNVLRGKGMAAMYSWSCKRSYKNGFVWHDISEDDLVLPAQGNEYILKGSELLDRSPPDRQQNGPSNTKAESPKHPQQESPQSRGSQEGCSSSSSPSPSAVIKEASPPTPTQQPQQLAHSTFVPSSSASTNREDEQCRTTHSGSSGNLSPEPVGTNVPLSEASSPGPSEYRVCKPIGAQDASTQTDDSERDVPSKHTRAAGIRTEDCASDAEIQECHERSTQASPKVPLLIRESPQVCSSDASPGGRVETLESLIRAEASRRSSYNKVLEEEHLYGPMGVKLKPANLLMQLITCGSISVKDHRGFGLIPTYRPRFTQVEFPSPMFSTPMALRHLDNVPCSTRTIGIRVSESEHLSSESLVEESKQEESGRGEIPTLKRSSSYDEDRVYRAPDSRRDMESLAESGSFRCLPQTIKMISCKQSRSGTAFSPNSDVRGESFHEEKDKMIKIEERLASGARVIIQSAPLCEESDDSTESL
- the LOC119330899 gene encoding uncharacterized protein LOC119330899 isoform X2, translated to MEGRARRRGTGTGTSASPGRNKVWVEPPGKSQHHPPRRSPPPAPPAAAGKRVAVVYYLCRSRHLEHPHFIEVPLASPEAGLYLRDVINRLNVLRGKGMAAMYSWSCKRSYKNGFVWHDISEDDLVLPAQGNEYILKGSELLDRSPPDRQQNGPSNTKAESPKHPQQESPQSRGSQEGCSSSSSPSPSAVIKEASPPTPTQQPQQLAHSTFVPSSSASTNREDEQCRTTHSGSSGNLSPEPVGTNVPLSEASSPGPSEYRVCKPIGAQDASTQTDDSERDVPSKHTRAAGIRTEDCASDAEIQECHERSTQASPKVPLLIRESPQVCSSDASPGGRVETLESLIRAEASRRSSYNKVLEEEHLYGPMGVKLKPANLLMQLITCGSISVKDHRGFGLIPTYRPRFTQVEFPSPMFSTPMALRHLDNVPCSTRTIGIRVSESEHLSSESLVEESKQEESGRGEIPTLKRSSSYDEDRVYRAPDSRRDMESLAESGSFRCLPQTIKMISCKQSRSGTAFSPNSDVRGESFHEEKDKMIKIEERLASGARVIIQSAPLCEESDDSTESLHGPGCGETIELTISSNPSSSGSNPHSLSPPLKLPPMVANAPPSG